A single window of Saccharomyces kudriavzevii IFO 1802 strain IFO1802 genome assembly, chromosome: 16 DNA harbors:
- the TRE1 gene encoding Tre1p (similar to Saccharomyces cerevisiae TRE2 (YOR256C) and TRE1 (YPL176C); ancestral locus Anc_8.702), which produces MVNTRGYTAVPNAERPTSNSQEELNAEGFEPEMGMPSEPPVYVEEMGVEEPEAPELFSEKVLRFRICFEKNVVIPVKEKVVDPLAQIISLASEKFDLFLSKIGNVMVMRRIFYILLMSIVAALIIATDTLPNGKARGSNGTFSDHDLLLQYAKKSIDLSKIERDLEYISSMPHMSGTSGDAAIRHYIKESFEKNGIRLAGEEEFMAYSNFPGNASLHVYPKGDIEGFDIQLNEENFSPMSRNGEFRNTAVIYGNEASLEDMVSLKDQGLLDDDFILLLHYGDYVFQQMLTAQKYGAKAVIFITKPYKDNKNVVQTRSVALPQNGTGDALTPDWEGSMRDPINAAESEYLPKIPSIPISTNQAEQILATLSETGVKFPNNIFSGSSDDCRLDLVVQTAIRERHPVHDIVGKIEGSEQSAKAIVISAPRNSVSYGATYPSFGTVVLLSIIQLYQEMVYKFDWKPLRNIYFISFGGSEFNEAGATELMEKRTEALKSEIYTMIDVGQIGIWDDSNVLDIQCHPLLADLFQKNTTNRKFDVKVDNIHQFGDWTPYLARGMPVAIISSPHVMNRELPIGTVQDKFGAIKDILEDKKKGEMLREIMLYLVERSLELVDDPFIPFSISSYVDFLSNTLQDLQRECSDTVSFDEVFSGATLWRNTKSQFEKWKREWTDLMYGGGTYIEPTIIAINRWTWNYLLSGIGVAQCLEDGLAERAFYKNVIFGPKLHVEKDDPVRSWTFPEIRDSIANKDWSSVQAQLNTLGSILQNTAHYFLENKNLHGINTNEF; this is translated from the coding sequence ATGGTGAACACTAGAGGCTACACGGCTGTTCCGAATGCTGAGCGGCCAACTAGTAACTCACAAGAGGAGCTGAACGCAGAGGGATTTGAGCCGGAAATGGGAATGCCGTCAGAACCCCCTGTATATGTAGAAGAGATGGGAGTGGAAGAACCTGAAGCACCAGAACTCTTTAGTGAGAAAGTTTTACGCTTTAGAAtatgttttgaaaagaatgtGGTGATTCCAGTGAAGGAAAAAGTTGTGGATCCATTAGCGCAAATAATCTCTCTGGCGTCTGAAAAGTTTGATCTCTTTTTGAGTAAGATAGGTAATGTCATGGTAATGAGAAGGATATTTTACATTTTATTAATGTCCATCGTAGCAGCTTTGATCATTGCCACTGATACGCTACCGAATGGGAAAGCTCGAGGTTCGAATGGAACATTTTCAGACCACGACCTCCTTCTACAATATGCCAAGAAGTCGATAGACCTTTCAAAGATAGAAAGGGACTTGGAATATATCAGCAGCATGCCTCACATGTCGGGAACAAGTGGTGATGCTGCTATTCGACATTATATCAAAGAatcctttgaaaaaaatggtataaGGCTGGCTGGAGAAGAGGAGTTCATGGCgtattcaaattttccaggAAACGCTTCACTACACGTGTATCCAAAAGGTGATATTGAGGGATTTGATATTCAATTAAACGAGGAGAACTTTAGCCCAATGAGCCGCAATGGTGAATTCAGAAACACAGCAGTAATTTATGGTAACGAAGCATCATTGGAAGATATggtttctttgaaagacCAAGGCCTTTTAGATGATGACTTTATCTTATTACTACATTACGGAGACTATGTTTTCCAGCAAATGTTGACTGCGCAAAAATACGGAGCTAAGGCGGTTATCTTCATTACTAAACCTtataaagataataaaaatgtgGTACAAACGAGATCAGTCGCGCTACCTCAAAATGGCACCGGTGACGCACTTACGCCTGATTGGGAAGGGTCCATGAGGGACCCTATTAACGCTGCCGAATCCGAATATCTACCCAAAATTCCATCGATACCGATATCTACGAATCAAGCGGAACAAATACTTGCTACATTATCAGAAACTGGCGTGAAGTTCCCAAACAATATATTTAGTGGGTCAAGCGATGATTGCCGGCTTGATTTGGTGGTGCAGACAGCAATCCGGGAACGACACCCGGTTCACGATATAGTTGGCAAAATTGAAGGATCAGAGCAAAGCGCCAAGGCGATTGTCATTTCCGCACCAAGGAACTCTGTTAGCTATGGCGCCACATATCCTTCTTTCGGTACTGTTGTTTTGTTATCCATAATTCAACTTTATCAAGAAATGGTCTACAAGTTTGACTGGAAGCCTTTGAGAAACATTTATTTCATCTCCTTTGGCGGCTCCGAATTTAATGAGGCGGGTGCCACAGAATTAATGGAGAAGAGGACAGAAGCATTGAAGAGTGAAATATACACTATGATCGACGTTGGTCAGATTGGTATATGGGATGACAGCAACGTTTTGGATATACAGTGTCATCCACTACTAGCGGatcttttccaaaagaatACTACAAACCGTAAATTTGATGTTAAAGTGGATAACATTCATCAATTTGGTGATTGGACACCGTATTTGGCGCGAGGAATGCCAGTAGCAATTATTTCATCGCCGCATGTTATGAACAGAGAGCTTCCAATAGGTACAGTGCAAGACAAATTCGGTGCGATCAAAGATATACtagaagataaaaaaaagggagAAATGCTCCGTGAAATAATGCTATATCTTGTCGAAAGATCGCTTGAGCTTGTCGATGATCCATTCATTCCATTTAGCATATCAAGCTACgtagattttctttcaaataccCTGCAGGACCTTCAGAGAGAATGTTCCGATACCGTAAGCTTTGACGAAGTGTTTTCTGGTGCAACGTTATGGAGAAACACCAAATCGCAGTTCGAAAAATGGAAGAGAGAATGGACCGACCTCATGTATGGGGGCGGCACATACATAGAACCCACCATTATTGCCATCAACCGTTGGACATGGAACTACCTCCTTTCCGGCATTGGGGTTGCGCAATGTTTAGAGGACGGGTTAGCAGAAAGAGCTTTTTACAAGAACGTTATTTTTGGACCCAAACTCCACGTCGAGAAAGACGATCCCGTTCGCTCATGGACTTTTCCCGAAATCAGAGACTCCATTGCAAACAAGGACTGGAGTTCTGTGCAAGCCCAACTCAATACTCTGGGCTCAATTTTACAGAACACGGCTCATTATTTCCTTGAAAATAAGAACCTCCATGGAATAAATACAAATGAATTCTAA
- the SPT14 gene encoding phosphatidylinositol N-acetylglucosaminyltransferase SPT14 (similar to Saccharomyces cerevisiae SPT14 (YPL175W); ancestral locus Anc_8.703), producing the protein MLCDFFYPQLGGVEFHIYHLSQKLIDLGHSVIIITHAYKDRVGVRHLTNGLKVYHVPFFVIFRETTFPTVFSTFPIIRNILLREQIQIVHSHGSASTFAHEGILHANTMGLRTVFTDHSLYGFNNLTSIWVNKLLTFSLTNIDRVICVSNTCKENMIVRTELKPDIISVIPNAVVSEDFKPRDPIHSERRQGKDKIVIVVIGRLFPNKGSDLLTRIIPKVCSSHEDVEFIVAGDGPKFIDFQQMIESYRLQRRVQLLGSVPHEKVRDVLCQGDIYLHASLTEAFGTILVEAASCNLLIVTTQVGGIPEVLPNEMTVYAEQTSVSDLVQATNKAINIIRSKTLDTSSFHDSVSKMYDWMDVAKRTVSIYTDISSTSPADNKDWMKMVANLYKRNGIWAKHLYLLCGIVEYMLFFLLEWLYPRDEIDLAPKWPKKTKCKEQVEAKRI; encoded by the coding sequence ATGCTATGCGACTTTTTTTATCCACAATTAGGTGGGGTGGAGTTTCATATATATCACTTGTCGCAGAAGCTAATAGATTTGGGTCACTCTGTGATTATTATAACACACGCTTACAAAGATCGGGTTGGCGTACGGCATCTTACAAATGGTTTGAAGGTCTATCACGTACCATTTTTTGTGATTTTTAGAGAGACGACCTTTCCGActgttttttcaacattccCAATAATTAGGAATATTCTTCTCAGAGAGCAGATCCAAATCGTTCATTCCCATGGCAGTGCTTCCACTTTCGCTCATGAGGGAATTCTTCACGCTAATACTATGGGATTGAGAACTGTATTCACAGACCACTCACTCTACGGTTTCAATAATTTGACCTCGATTTGGGTGAACAAACTACtgactttttctttgacaaaTATAGACAGAGTTATATGTGTCTCCAACACATGCAAAGAGAATATGATCGTCAGAACAGAATTAAAACCGGATATAATTTCGGTAATTCCTAATGCGGTAGTCAGTGAAGATTTCAAGCCAAGAGACCCCATTCATAGCGAGAGAAGACAAGGTAAGGATAAGATAGTGATCGTGGTTATTGGTAGACTCTTTCCAAACAAGGGGTCCGATTTACTTACTCGCATAATTCCGAAAGTTTGCTCCTCACATGAAGATGTGGAATTTATAGTTGCCGGTGATGGCCCAAAGTTTAttgattttcaacaaatgaTCGAAAGTTATAGACTACAAAGACGTGTACAGCTTTTGGGGTCTGTTCCACATGAGAAAGTGAGAGATGTACTGTGTCAGGgtgatatatatttacacGCTAGTTTGACGGAGGCGTTTGGCACAATTTTAGTAGAGGCTGCATCCTGCAATTTGCTGATTGTAACGACCCAAGTCGGAGGAATTCCCGAAGTTTTACCAAATGAGATGACGGTTTATGCCGAACAGACATCTGTTTCCGATCTTGTCCAGGCAACAAATAAGGCGATTAACATTATAAGAAGCAAGACTTTAGAtacatcttcttttcatgaTAGCGTTTCTAAAATGTACGACTGGATGGATGTCGCCAAAAGGACAGTCAGCATATACACTGATATCTCTTCTACTTCGCCCGCAGATAATAAGGattggatgaaaatggtGGCAAAtctttacaaaagaaacgGAATTTGGGCCAAGCACCTCTATTTATTATGTGGTATTGTAGAGTacatgcttttttttcttctagaaTGGTTGTACCCAagagatgaaattgatCTAGCTCCCAAATGGcccaagaaaacaaaatgtAAGGAGCAAGTGGAAGCAAAAAGAATTTAG
- the NIP100 gene encoding Nip100p (similar to Saccharomyces cerevisiae NIP100 (YPL174C); ancestral locus Anc_8.704), which produces MHNADVQDEAQWQKIVLQDAVSVNGVKGRVKFIGETKFAKGIWYGIELNKPLGKNDGSVNGIRYFFIEEKKIATNGPCYGLFCKRNALQLCNPANNEPSLLKNDNTLHDKVKALQVQCESLTSELDVSEQQKDQLRAAIENLSISESDLLSQTSGLNKLVEALKVENDDMKIRLEEFAISTDLSNNTVAQNFDVKKLWDNNRLLQGLLEQTTASYNEAMKVQEDLLEENTQLLEENTALSKKISDQTLRLEQTNVTISDLAQQLEAQSKSSNIVDKLTNDNILLTNDIKSLKKQIKEVCAKEKLNEHLRFTYEELEQELNLQLSNLQSALENKQILANNYIEENARLKSMLKLSESQATDKCQGLELKVNTLNEELYQNKLLKEFYKVCEPFAQPHLGVLSSQLQYLADVMEGENAACSSFMVIQNYTVLKILSCICHALHTYSMKKAPTCLETTAQDFEFNNIQISMWLSEFLQRRFSSKQEIASSICKFLKENEFLDKDVTLILRILHPIFETIIPKLLAAFKGSNDISNEDVLFFISSLYETSFSVTAKIGELIEEQEVLKQNKNLLLNPACNSTLSSILETFFSNPVFLQQESSCQHSLEMLKYYFLEVESFLESKIIFTEYASQTSVSSESVQKSGEDEFLTLPLSDHFSEENSHLKEILLQKQNNLTELQTKIKIISARDSERKYLEENIKSLQKDLNKKKKEIHSKSEMLHTLKEENANLLSSLKNMELGLYQIESNSNLNRMHLSRKEVDRINLVSEIMELKETVKRQVKDKKQVGIDFSWLDELLIVEKKQSSEGHLYRGLNTLGGEMADFVNNSRIIDLGFYESFKENELLNEIDDSYVTYLKHKRKNILFKFQNTVTYGE; this is translated from the coding sequence ATGCACAATGCAGACGTCCAAGATGAAGCTCAATGGCAAAAAATAGTTTTGCAAGATGCTGTTTCGGTTAACGGAGTAAAGGGACGAGTTAAATTCATAGGGGAAACAAAATTTGCCAAAGGCATATGGTACGGTATTGAACTAAATAAACCATTAGGAAAGAATGATGGAAGTGTGAATGGGATCCGTTACTTCTTTATcgaagagaagaaaattgctACAAACGGTCCCTGTTATGGTCTTTTCTGTAAGAGGAATGCGTTGCAATTGTGCAACCCAGCTAATAATGAGCCCAGTTTGCTAAAGAATGATAATACATTACACGATAAAGTTAAAGCACTCCAAGTACAATGTGAATCATTGACGTCCGAATTAGATGTAAGTGAACAACAAAAAGATCAGCTTAGAGCCGCCATTGAGAATCTAAGTATTAGTGAAAGTGATCTACTGTCTCAAACTTCAGGGTTGAATAAATTGGTGGAAGCATTGAAAGtggaaaatgatgatatgAAAATACGTTTAGAAGAATTCGCTATATCAACAgatctttcaaataataCAGTAGCACAAAATTTTGACGTAAAAAAACTATGGGACAATAACCGGCTTCTTCAAGGACTACTTGAACAAACGACGGCGTCATATAACGAAGCCATGAAAGTGCAGGAAGACTTACTCGAGGAAAACACCCAATtgctggaagaaaatacaGCAttgtccaaaaaaatatcagatCAAACTTTAAGATTGGAACAGACTAATGTAACAATCAGCGATCTTGCCCAACAGCTTGAAGCTCAAAGTAAATCTTCAAACATTGTTGATAAGTTGAcaaatgataatattttacTCACAAATGAtataaaatctttgaaaaagcagATAAAGGAAGTGTgtgcaaaagaaaagcttAATGAACACTTAAGATTTACTTATGAAGAACTTGAGCAGGAGTTGAACTTACAATTGAGTAACTTACAGTCTGCGttggaaaataaacaaattttaGCAAATAATtacattgaagaaaatgcaagACTAAAATCAATGTTGAAGTTATCAGAGTCACAGGCAACTGACAAATGTCAAGGCCTTGAGCTTAAAGTAAATACTTTAAATGAGGAATTATATCAGAATAAGCTGCTTAAAGAATTTTACAAAGTGTGTGAACCATTTGCACAGCCACATCTGGGGGTTCTTTCTTCTCAATTACAATATTTAGCCGACGTAATGGAAGGCGAAAACGCTGCatgttcttctttcatgGTTATCCAGAATTATACggttttgaaaatattaaGTTGTATTTGTCACGCACTACACACTTATTCGATGAAGAAAGCGCCGACATGCCTAGAAACTACGGCGCAGGACTTTGAATTcaataatattcaaatttctaTGTGGCTGAGCGAGTTTTTGCAACgaagattttcttcaaaacaagaaatcgCCTCTTCTATCTGCAAGTttctaaaagaaaacgaattTCTAGATAAAGACGTTACTTTGATACTAAGAATACTTCATCCAATATTTGAAACTATTATTCCGAAGCTGTTGGCAGCTTTCAAAGGCAGCAATGACATAAGTAACGAGGATGTGCTGTTCTTTATTAGTTCGCTCTATGAGACGTCGTTTTCAGTCACTGCCAAGATTGGCGAACTTATTGAGGAGCAAGAAGTcttgaaacaaaataaaaatctaCTTCTAAACCCTGCTTGCAATTCGACTTTGTCCTCTATTTTAgagacatttttttcgaatCCAGTTTTTTTGCAACAAGAATCTAGTTGCCAGCATTCTTTAGAAATGctaaaatattattttttggaagtAGAGAGTTTCTTGGAGAGTAAAATCATATTCACAGAATATGCTAGTCAAACGTCAGTTAGTTCCGAAAGTGTCCAAAAAAGTGGGGAAGATGAATTTCTAACGCTACCCCTGAGTGATCACTTCAGTGAAGAGAATAGTCATCTTAAAGAAATATTGcttcaaaagcaaaataaCTTGACTGAATTGCAAacgaaaatcaaaatcatttcTGCAAGAGATTCGGAAAGGAAATATCTTGAAGAGAATATCAAAAGTCTACAAAAAGACctcaacaagaaaaaaaaggagatCCATTCCAAATCAGAAATGCTTCATACactaaaagaagaaaatgccaaCTTACTAAgcagtttgaaaaatatggaaCTAGGCCTTTACCAGATAGAGAGTAATAGTAATCTAAACAGAATGCacttatcaagaaaagaagtagACAGAATAAACTTGGTTTCTGAGATCATGGAGTTGAAAGAAACTGTAAAAAGACAAGTAAAAGATAAGAAACAGGTAGGCATTGATTTCAGCTGGCTTGACGAATTGTTGATTGTCGAAAAAAAGCAGTCATCTGAAGGGCATCTTTACCGCGGTTTGAACACCTTGGGGGGAGAGATGGCCGATTTTGTTAATAATTCACGGATTATAGATCTAGGCTTTTATGAATCGTTTAAAGAGAACGAattattgaatgaaataGACGACTCTTACGTCACCTATTTGAAACacaagaggaaaaataTACTATTTAAATTCCAAAATACTGTTACATATGGCGAATAA